The window TAGGAATAAGTGGTGGGCAAAAACAACGGATATTAATTGCTAGAGCATTATATAAGAATCCGGATTTTCTTTTTTTCGATGAGGCAACAAATTCTTTAGATACAAAAAATGAAAATGAAATAACACAAAACCTAAATAATACCTTAAAGGGAAAAACAACAGTTGTAATTGCCCATAGATTAAGTACTGTTAAGTCTGCCGATTTGATTGTTGTTCTTGATAAGGGTGAAATTGTAGAAAAAGGAACACATAATCAATTATTAAATTTAAAAGGTTTTTACTTTAATTTAATAAATAATCAATTAGAATTAGAAGGATAATGGAATTACAGAATTCTGATATAAGGGAAGAATTTTATACTCACATACACGACATGAAGCCTAAATGGTGGATGCGGTGGGGAATTCTGATTGTATTTATTGTCATTGTTATAATTTTCATATTAGGATATGTTATCAAATATCCTGATGTAATAAGTTCTGAAATAAAACTAACAACCAATGAACCTAGTATCACACTTCCTATTGCGAAAGGGGCTCAAATAGAAAATGTTTTGATAAAAAATAATTCAGATGTGTCAATTAATGAGAATTTGGTAGTATTAAAGAGTAATGCAAATTACAAAGATGTACTGTTATTAGATGATGAATTAAAAAAAATTCCTTTAGAAAATAATGAATATGTTATTAGTTTTTTTGATAGATTTTTGTCAAAAAATTTGCAATTGGGTAACATTATAGAAAATGATTGGATAGCATTTTCAAACGAGTTGTTAACATTATATAAAATAAAAAGATTAGATTCCTATCAATCTCAAATTAATTTCTTAGAAGAAGAACTTATAAGACAGAATCATTTAAAGTTGTTATATAAAGGTTTAACTGTTAATGATGAAAAGCAACAAAAACTTATAGGTGCAAAGTTAAGAACCGATTCTATTTTATTTTCAAAAAATGTTACGAGTCAAATCGAGTATAATACATACCAACAAAATTATTATTCAAGAAAGTCTGATTTAGAACAAAATAAATTGGCTTTAAGCAGAACTGACTTAGAAATTACAAGGTTACAGAATAATATCAAGAACTTTAAAAATAATGAAAGAGAAGGGCTGCTTACTCAACAGTTAAATATAAGAAAGTCATTAAATAAATTAAGATCATCTATAGCAACTTGGAAGGAAAATTTCATGCTTATTTCCCCGATTAATGGGAAGGCATCATTTATCCAAAACTTAGAAAATAAAAAATTTATGGATGGTAATGCTATTATTATAACTCCAAAAGGTAATTCATTTTATGGATTAGTGAATATTCCTATTTTGGGTGCTGGAAAATTAAAAATTGGACAAAAAGTTATTATAAAACTTAATGATTATCCTTACAGAGAGTTTGGTGTCTTGACAGGCAGATTAGAAGAACTTTATCCTGTTGCTAATGAAAAAACATATATAGGAAAAGTGAAATTTTTGGATTCTAATTATTCTAGTTATAATAAAAGGATTATGATTAAAGAGAATATGATAGGTATTGCAGAAATCATAACAAATGATCGAAATTTGTTAGAAAGGATATTTGAGAAATTTTTATATGCCTTCAATAAGAAATAAATGAAACATTAAAAAATATCATTGCGCAATGATTGGGTGGTATCCGAAAAACCCTTTTCAAAGAGTAGGAAAAAAATTAAATATTATTTATTATGAAATTGACATTAGATCAATTAAGAGTAGACAGTTATGCTACTCAATTAAGTGAAACCGAACTTACTGAAGTAAAAGGAGGAACTACTCCAGGATGTGCTTGGTTAGGTTACGCAGCTGTAGCTGCAGCTGTTACTGCCGTTGCAGCTGTGGTTGTGAAAGTTATTGACGCTGATAATGATCACAAAGAATGTGGAACGAAAACATGGACAGATTCTAAAGGAGTGAAACACACAGAACACGTTTGTAGAGAATAATAATTCATTCTATTTCAAATTGGGTAAGGTAATTAAAATTACCTTACTTTTTTTAATTTAAATCTTAGTATATGACTAGTAAAGTTTCTTTCTTCTTAATTTTATGTTTTATGATTTGTTGCAATAATGCTGCGAAAAAGCCGAAAGTTGATAAACAGAATATTATAAAACTAAAAAAGACATACTCTAAAGAGGTATTTAATTTCTTGTATGAACTAGCTTTTTATGATGAGGAAAATCATAATGAAATTAATTTGAGCAAATGGAAAGGTGATTTAAAGTATTTTATAGAAGGAACACCATCAAAAGAGGATGTTAAATCTATAAATAGTACAATTAATAAACTTAACAGTTTAAACCTATCTATAAGATTTTCAATAGTTTCAGATATTAAAAAAGCCAATGTAATTATACATTTTGGAAATAGAAGTGATTATAAAAAATTTAACATTATTAAAGAGGCAAAAGGAATGGCGCAAACCTTTGTGAAAAATGGTTATATACATAAAGGAGAAATAGTCATATTAGATGAAGAAAAAGATCAATTGAAAAGAAAGTCCTTAATATTGGAAGAGATGACACAAATTATAGGGTTAACTTGTGATACTTTCTCGCACCCAAATAGTGTATTTTATCAAGGAGAAAATACACCATTGGATTTGACAAAATTGGATTCAGATGTAATAAAACTTTTTTATGAACAATCATTGCCTGTCAACTATTCTATCCAACAATTTGAATTAGATTTTGGAGATATTCTTAATTATTCTGGAACAAATGAAAAAATGTTAAAACTTATCACTAGGAGCGAAACAAAACATGTAGTATTAGAAAGAATCGAGAAATCTTGTTTTATTGATAATGAGTTTTATAAACATCCTAAATATGTACCTATTTATATTTTGAACTTTGACAAAGAAGACTCGTTGTTTGTTGAAAAAAGTATAAAAGCTATTAACAAAATTTCTTCTAATCTTTTTTTAAAATTGGAAAGGAAAAACTACTTAAATTCTCAATCTGGAATTACCATTTC is drawn from Chryseobacterium muglaense and contains these coding sequences:
- a CDS encoding putative HlyD family type I secretion protein: MELQNSDIREEFYTHIHDMKPKWWMRWGILIVFIVIVIIFILGYVIKYPDVISSEIKLTTNEPSITLPIAKGAQIENVLIKNNSDVSINENLVVLKSNANYKDVLLLDDELKKIPLENNEYVISFFDRFLSKNLQLGNIIENDWIAFSNELLTLYKIKRLDSYQSQINFLEEELIRQNHLKLLYKGLTVNDEKQQKLIGAKLRTDSILFSKNVTSQIEYNTYQQNYYSRKSDLEQNKLALSRTDLEITRLQNNIKNFKNNEREGLLTQQLNIRKSLNKLRSSIATWKENFMLISPINGKASFIQNLENKKFMDGNAIIITPKGNSFYGLVNIPILGAGKLKIGQKVIIKLNDYPYREFGVLTGRLEELYPVANEKTYIGKVKFLDSNYSSYNKRIMIKENMIGIAEIITNDRNLLERIFEKFLYAFNKK
- a CDS encoding DUF2927 domain-containing protein, yielding MTSKVSFFLILCFMICCNNAAKKPKVDKQNIIKLKKTYSKEVFNFLYELAFYDEENHNEINLSKWKGDLKYFIEGTPSKEDVKSINSTINKLNSLNLSIRFSIVSDIKKANVIIHFGNRSDYKKFNIIKEAKGMAQTFVKNGYIHKGEIVILDEEKDQLKRKSLILEEMTQIIGLTCDTFSHPNSVFYQGENTPLDLTKLDSDVIKLFYEQSLPVNYSIQQFELDFGDILNYSGTNEKMLKLITRSETKHVVLERIEKSCFIDNEFYKHPKYVPIYILNFDKEDSLFVEKSIKAINKISSNLFLKLERKNYLNSQSGITISLIKDESIQSPTETSISNGRGEVFKLKRFESKINIRYKSSVDQNKKESIILKSIFKALGPTYMHDFDNNWYTLANGEIIFKDEYSTLLKLIYQDEFVDGLKKEEFEKIIDKL